A region of Acidobacteriota bacterium DNA encodes the following proteins:
- a CDS encoding type II toxin-antitoxin system VapC family toxin: MKLYLDSSVLAAYYTPEAHSEPAESMLRAAPAPAVSDLSELELFSALSAKVERAELALDDARRIQAVFLGHLEDGLFTRVAVGRSHYRLAREWAGRGFGAPTPSGSLHLAIASLEGRTLASADPSLLAAAGDLGVATVPLATADDEAPQTVHEGTSP, from the coding sequence ATGAAGCTCTACCTCGACAGCAGCGTGCTCGCCGCCTACTACACGCCGGAGGCCCACAGCGAACCCGCCGAGAGTATGCTGCGGGCCGCCCCGGCACCGGCGGTGAGCGACCTCTCGGAGCTGGAGCTGTTCAGCGCCCTGTCCGCCAAGGTCGAACGGGCGGAACTCGCCCTCGACGATGCGCGGCGCATCCAGGCGGTGTTTCTCGGCCACCTGGAGGACGGCCTGTTCACCCGCGTGGCGGTTGGGCGATCGCACTACCGACTGGCCCGGGAGTGGGCCGGCCGTGGTTTCGGAGCCCCCACGCCGTCGGGCAGCCTGCACCTCGCCATCGCCTCGCTGGAGGGCCGCACTCTCGCCTCCGCCGACCCCTCGCTGCTCGCCGCCGCCGGTGACCTGGGGGTGGCGACGGTCCCCCTGGCGACGGCGGACGACGAGGCGCCACAAACGGTTCACGAAGGAACTTCTCCATGA
- a CDS encoding tetratricopeptide repeat protein — protein sequence MTRTQRRRYVPAVGPRLKKLLFVVFGLFALLAVNSVYLLSVRALEASTGETYQNWFYLIMFLAHLLLGAAIVVPVVVFGLVHMKNAHNRPNRRAVKVGYGLFATALLLLITGIVLTRLEGVIVVKDPAVRSVAYWLHVISPLVAVWLFVLHRLAGKRIRWKVGLRWAAVAGVFAVVMVILQAQDPRKWNTEGPESGEQYFFPSLSRTATGEFIPERVLSNDAYCQECHGDIHASWSNSVHKFSSFNNPPYLFSVRETREVNLRGARFCAGCHDPVVFFTGKFDDPNFDDVNDPAGQAGITCTACHAITHLNSVRGNADYTIEEPLHYPFAFSENRALAWTNRQLVKAKPELHKKTFLKPLHKTPEFCASCHKVHLPEELNRYKWLRGQNHYDAFLLSGVSGHGITSFYYPPKAETGCNNCHMQAVESDDFGAYDIDGSGLLQVHDHQFPSANTAIPYLLGLPEEVIDAHREFNEGVMRVDLFGVKEGGAVDGELTAPLRPEVPALVPGERYLLEVVIRTVKMGHLFTQGTADSNEVWLAVKATSGGRQVGVSGARDEEGRVDPWSHFVNVYMLDREGNRIDRRNAQDIFVPLYNHQIPPGAADVIHYALEVPRGLTAPLEVEVELLYRKFDTTYMQYIYGPERKNDLPIMELATDRVVFPIAGIAGGVDNPPSPIALGWQRWNDYGIGLLRKGGKSSGELRQAEEAFRRVEELGRPDGPLNLARVYLAQGTVRDRAIEALTRAAEFDPPAPSWSVAWFTGLVNKQNGFLDEAITAFRSIIDADTEETRERGFDFSKDYRLLNELGQTLVERSRQERGARRQVARNALLEEAVSVFQQALVLDPENVTAHYNLHLALRQLDRADEATVHFEAYQKYRPDDNARDRAIAIARARDPAADHAADAIVIYDLQREDEDPAARTAEGDSDDGLGEVPAS from the coding sequence ATGACCCGAACTCAGCGCCGCCGCTATGTCCCTGCCGTGGGACCCCGCCTCAAGAAGCTGCTGTTCGTGGTGTTCGGTCTGTTCGCCCTATTGGCCGTCAATTCGGTCTATCTGCTGAGCGTGCGGGCCCTGGAGGCTTCGACCGGCGAGACCTACCAGAACTGGTTTTACCTGATCATGTTCCTGGCGCACCTGCTGCTGGGGGCGGCGATCGTCGTGCCGGTGGTGGTGTTCGGCCTGGTTCACATGAAGAACGCCCACAACCGGCCCAACCGCCGGGCGGTGAAGGTGGGCTACGGGCTGTTCGCCACGGCGCTGCTGCTGTTGATCACGGGCATCGTCCTGACCCGCCTCGAAGGGGTGATCGTGGTGAAGGATCCGGCGGTGCGCTCCGTCGCCTATTGGCTCCACGTGATCAGTCCGCTGGTGGCGGTGTGGCTGTTCGTGCTGCACCGGCTGGCCGGCAAGCGGATTCGCTGGAAGGTCGGTCTGCGCTGGGCGGCGGTGGCCGGCGTCTTCGCGGTGGTGATGGTGATCCTGCAGGCGCAGGATCCCCGCAAGTGGAACACCGAGGGGCCGGAATCCGGCGAGCAGTATTTCTTCCCGTCGCTGTCGCGTACCGCGACCGGTGAGTTCATTCCCGAGCGGGTGCTGTCGAATGACGCCTACTGCCAGGAATGCCACGGCGATATCCATGCGTCCTGGTCGAACAGCGTGCACAAGTTCAGCTCCTTCAACAATCCGCCGTACCTGTTTTCGGTGCGCGAGACCCGCGAAGTGAACCTGCGCGGCGCGCGCTTCTGCGCCGGCTGCCACGACCCGGTGGTGTTCTTCACCGGCAAGTTCGACGACCCGAACTTCGACGACGTCAACGATCCGGCCGGCCAGGCGGGCATCACCTGCACCGCCTGCCACGCCATTACCCACCTGAACAGCGTGCGCGGCAACGCCGACTACACCATCGAGGAGCCGCTGCATTATCCGTTTGCCTTCAGCGAAAACCGAGCCCTGGCCTGGACCAACCGACAACTGGTCAAGGCCAAGCCGGAACTGCACAAGAAGACCTTCTTGAAGCCGCTCCACAAGACGCCGGAATTCTGCGCTTCGTGCCATAAGGTGCACCTGCCGGAGGAGCTCAATCGTTACAAGTGGCTGCGCGGCCAGAATCACTACGACGCCTTCCTGCTCTCCGGCGTCTCCGGTCACGGCATCACCAGCTTCTACTATCCGCCGAAGGCCGAAACCGGCTGCAACAACTGTCATATGCAGGCCGTGGAATCCGACGACTTCGGGGCCTATGACATCGACGGCTCCGGCCTGCTGCAGGTCCACGATCACCAGTTCCCCTCCGCCAATACGGCGATCCCGTATCTCTTGGGGCTACCCGAAGAGGTGATCGATGCCCACCGCGAGTTCAACGAAGGGGTGATGCGGGTGGATCTCTTCGGGGTCAAGGAAGGCGGCGCCGTGGACGGTGAGCTGACGGCCCCGCTGCGGCCGGAGGTGCCGGCGCTGGTGCCCGGCGAGCGCTACCTGCTGGAAGTGGTGATCCGCACCGTCAAGATGGGGCACCTCTTCACCCAGGGCACGGCGGACTCGAACGAGGTGTGGCTGGCGGTCAAGGCCACCAGCGGCGGCCGCCAAGTAGGGGTGAGCGGCGCGCGGGACGAAGAGGGCCGGGTGGATCCGTGGTCGCACTTCGTCAATGTTTACATGCTCGACCGGGAGGGCAACCGCATCGACCGGCGCAACGCCCAGGACATCTTCGTGCCGCTCTACAACCATCAGATTCCGCCGGGCGCGGCAGACGTCATTCACTACGCCCTGGAGGTTCCGAGAGGGCTGACGGCGCCGCTGGAGGTGGAGGTGGAACTCCTCTACCGGAAGTTCGACACCACCTATATGCAGTACATCTACGGTCCGGAGCGCAAGAACGACCTGCCGATCATGGAGTTGGCGACGGACCGGGTGGTGTTTCCCATCGCCGGCATTGCCGGGGGGGTGGACAATCCCCCCAGCCCGATCGCCCTCGGATGGCAGCGCTGGAACGATTACGGCATCGGCCTGTTGCGCAAGGGCGGCAAATCGAGCGGCGAACTGCGGCAAGCGGAAGAGGCCTTCCGCCGGGTGGAGGAGCTGGGGCGCCCGGATGGCCCGCTCAATCTGGCGCGGGTGTACCTGGCCCAGGGCACCGTGCGGGACCGCGCCATCGAGGCGCTGACCCGCGCCGCGGAATTCGACCCGCCGGCGCCAAGCTGGTCCGTCGCCTGGTTCACCGGCCTGGTCAATAAGCAGAACGGCTTCCTGGACGAAGCCATCACAGCCTTCCGCAGCATCATCGACGCGGACACCGAGGAGACCCGCGAGCGCGGCTTCGACTTCAGCAAGGACTACCGCTTGCTCAACGAGCTGGGGCAGACTTTAGTCGAGCGCTCGCGCCAAGAGCGCGGAGCTCGCCGCCAAGTCGCCCGCAACGCTCTGCTGGAAGAGGCGGTGAGCGTATTTCAGCAGGCCCTGGTACTCGACCCGGAGAACGTCACCGCCCACTACAATCTGCACTTGGCACTCCGCCAACTCGACCGCGCCGATGAGGCGACGGTGCACTTCGAGGCGTACCAGAAGTACCGGCCGGACGACAACGCCCGCGACCGGGCCATCGCCATCGCTCGGGCCAGGGACCCGGCGGCGGACCACGCCGCCGATGCGATTGTGATCTACGACCTCCAACGGGAAGACGAAGACCCTGCCGCCCGGACCGCCGAGGGCGACTCCGATGACGGTCTCGGGGAGGTACCGGCCTCGTGA
- a CDS encoding SDR family oxidoreductase, producing MKISRGMACLVTGASSGIGRAIALALADRGCRVALLARSVEPLEELAEELAAAGGEGLAIATDVRSEEQMAAAVERTVEAFGALQIVIANAGLGRYAPVAEQPPEHVDTTIGINYVGMTRTVRHALPHLLAAAPAHVVGVTSSAALIPHRMASAYCASKAASNAYLATLRLEVLERGVGVSWICPGLVETPFIEKADLDPDEDLPRLARLTVRRLSADEVARATLRAIAGNKSEVVLPPMMRFYAWTRRVAPRLGDWISRVTG from the coding sequence ATGAAGATTTCCCGCGGAATGGCCTGCCTGGTGACCGGCGCCTCCTCCGGAATCGGCCGCGCCATCGCTCTCGCATTGGCCGACCGCGGCTGCCGGGTGGCTCTGTTGGCCCGCTCCGTCGAGCCGCTGGAAGAGCTGGCCGAGGAGCTTGCGGCGGCGGGTGGCGAAGGGCTGGCGATCGCCACTGACGTGCGGTCGGAGGAGCAGATGGCGGCCGCCGTCGAGCGCACCGTCGAGGCCTTCGGGGCATTGCAGATCGTGATCGCCAACGCCGGCCTCGGACGCTACGCCCCGGTGGCGGAGCAGCCGCCCGAACATGTGGACACCACTATCGGCATCAACTACGTGGGAATGACCCGCACCGTCCGCCATGCCCTGCCGCACCTGTTGGCCGCGGCGCCGGCCCACGTCGTCGGCGTGACCTCGTCCGCCGCCTTGATCCCCCACCGGATGGCCTCGGCCTACTGCGCCTCGAAGGCGGCGTCGAACGCCTACTTGGCGACTCTGCGGCTGGAAGTACTAGAGCGCGGCGTGGGGGTGAGCTGGATCTGCCCGGGTCTGGTCGAAACCCCGTTCATCGAGAAAGCCGATCTCGATCCGGACGAAGATCTTCCCCGCCTTGCCCGGCTGACGGTGCGCCGGCTGTCCGCCGATGAGGTCGCCCGGGCGACCCTGCGGGCGATCGCGGGCAACAAGAGCGAAGTGGTCCTGCCGCCGATGATGCGTTTCTACGCCTGGACCCGGCGCGTCGCTCCACGCCTCGGTGACTGGATCAGCCGCGTCACCGGTTGA
- a CDS encoding tetratricopeptide repeat protein: MTLPTNACRIRIALVLVVASGWTLAGAGAAPQPASSAASNLAQVQELVDGNRPNEALELVDSILAQDPKNAEALLLRSTARLMVGEREEGRQDLERALALDPQQRRGWLNRAALDIAEERYEAALESFQRAEAIDPKAPDNDLNIGAVELLLGKLKPASERFGHHLAANPRSADAQYLVATNYALAGYAALALQHLRQAIDLDEVARLRARTEPNFQSLVADRRYQELLNVDRYRVPAEYYNDSTTFETPYDAADPVLLSAVIDSLQLAGRPFDPRVEVTDRWALIRGDLRIKVYTFGGKGLVQVSAPPDRFTPTEWRQRTEELFRGIEKRILDLTMRLP, translated from the coding sequence ATGACTTTGCCCACCAACGCCTGCCGCATTCGCATCGCCCTGGTTCTGGTCGTCGCCTCCGGTTGGACGCTGGCCGGCGCCGGCGCCGCGCCGCAACCGGCTTCCTCCGCCGCCTCCAACCTGGCACAGGTCCAGGAATTGGTCGACGGGAACCGCCCCAATGAAGCCCTGGAGCTGGTGGACTCGATCCTGGCGCAGGATCCGAAGAACGCCGAGGCGCTGCTGCTGCGCAGCACCGCCCGATTGATGGTCGGCGAGCGCGAAGAGGGCCGCCAGGACCTCGAGCGGGCACTCGCGCTCGATCCCCAGCAGCGTCGAGGTTGGCTCAACCGTGCCGCCCTGGATATCGCCGAAGAGCGCTACGAGGCGGCCCTCGAGAGTTTTCAACGAGCGGAAGCGATCGACCCCAAGGCGCCGGACAATGACTTGAACATCGGCGCCGTGGAGCTGCTCCTCGGCAAGCTGAAGCCCGCTTCAGAGCGCTTCGGACACCATTTGGCGGCCAACCCGCGCTCCGCCGATGCGCAGTACCTGGTCGCCACCAACTACGCCCTCGCCGGCTACGCCGCCCTGGCCCTCCAGCACCTACGCCAGGCGATCGATCTCGACGAAGTGGCCCGTCTGCGAGCCCGAACCGAGCCTAATTTCCAGTCGCTGGTGGCGGACCGCCGCTATCAAGAACTGCTGAATGTGGACCGCTACCGGGTACCGGCGGAGTATTACAACGACTCGACGACCTTCGAGACGCCTTACGATGCGGCCGATCCGGTGCTCCTTTCCGCGGTGATCGACAGCCTCCAGCTGGCCGGGCGGCCCTTCGACCCGCGGGTCGAGGTGACGGACCGCTGGGCGCTCATCCGCGGCGACCTGCGGATCAAGGTCTACACCTTCGGCGGCAAAGGACTGGTGCAGGTCAGCGCACCGCCGGATCGCTTCACCCCCACGGAGTGGCGCCAGCGCACCGAGGAACTGTTTCGCGGCATCGAGAAGCGAATCCTCGACTTGACGATGCGCCTGCCCTAG
- a CDS encoding exodeoxyribonuclease III yields the protein MRIVTWNVNSLNARQDYVGHYLDAESPDVLCIQELKMEEDKIPRDLFEERGYPHLAIHGQKSWNGVLIASKSPLENVAKGLPEVDDGQSRMIAATVGGLRLVNLYCPQGQNVDSPQFPYKLAFFDGLVRWLGEHCDPSQDLLVVGDLNVAPAARDVWSEEALAGVPSYHPKEHARWARLLDFGLEDVVEPRVEAGTFSFWDYRGGAFRFNQGMRIDHILATRSAADRVVEAAIERPWRKKVEGLTASDHAPVSVTLD from the coding sequence ATGCGAATCGTGACCTGGAATGTCAACTCCTTGAACGCCCGTCAGGACTACGTCGGCCACTATCTGGACGCCGAATCGCCGGATGTGTTGTGCATCCAAGAACTGAAAATGGAGGAGGACAAGATCCCTCGGGACTTGTTCGAGGAGCGCGGCTACCCGCACCTCGCAATCCACGGCCAGAAGAGCTGGAACGGCGTGCTGATCGCTTCGAAATCGCCGCTGGAAAATGTCGCAAAGGGTCTGCCGGAGGTGGACGACGGTCAGTCGCGGATGATCGCCGCAACGGTCGGCGGCCTTCGCCTGGTCAACCTCTATTGCCCCCAGGGGCAAAACGTTGACTCGCCGCAGTTTCCCTACAAACTAGCGTTCTTTGACGGACTGGTCCGTTGGCTCGGAGAGCACTGCGATCCGTCTCAGGACCTACTGGTGGTGGGTGACCTCAACGTCGCTCCGGCGGCGCGGGATGTGTGGTCCGAAGAGGCTTTGGCGGGCGTGCCGAGCTACCACCCGAAAGAGCATGCGCGCTGGGCACGACTGCTCGACTTCGGACTGGAGGACGTTGTCGAGCCGCGGGTCGAGGCGGGTACCTTCTCCTTTTGGGATTACCGTGGCGGCGCGTTCCGCTTCAATCAGGGCATGCGGATCGACCACATTCTGGCGACCCGATCCGCCGCCGATCGAGTGGTGGAAGCCGCCATCGAGCGGCCCTGGCGCAAGAAGGTGGAAGGCCTGACGGCCTCCGATCATGCTCCCGTGAGCGTCACCCTGGACTGA
- a CDS encoding CRTAC1 family protein, protein MTQTIERQLEKLVIFQERLEKERAKDPDRPLIELLETQYVRLRGELADVMDVTEEAAEARIRRERFGPAPGDEDWVPEDDAVIGRAFRGSLLVLVAVGVLALVFFLFSRRTVEAPPTQAIADAAPVVLEDVPAPERPVVSFTDSTAESGIDYVHHNGAYGDKLLPETMGGGGAFTDLDGDGDPDLLVVDGSDWPHRSAKGNRGGAILYENDGSGSFRRTAEGLGAPLYGQGVVVGDYDNDGRTDIFLTAVGANRLLRNTGAGFEDVTARAGVGGGEDTWSTAAAFVDVDNDGDLDLFVGNYVEWSKEIDFEVDYRLTGLGRAYGPPANYQGTYSYLYRNEGDGSFRDISAESGIQVNNPVTGAPSAKVLGVAPVDVDADGWIDLLVANDTVGNFFFRNQGDGTFSEEGSAAGVAYDRMGSATGAMGIDSGDFRNDGELGFVIGNFANEMTSLFVSQGDPGLFADEAIGTGIGASSRTALTFGLFWFDYDLDGRLDLLQTNGHLEEDIASVDSSQNYRQAAQLFWNAGPEQRQSFVPVPAEELGDFAQPIVGRGSAFADLEGDGDLDVVLFQVAGPPLLLRNEQGTGHHFLRVRLQGDPAAGSSRDAYGAWIELEAGGVLQRRQVMPTKSYLSQSERVVTFGLGAVDRVDSLTVRWPGGGVQELGPVEEVDGTLTVHQSALSP, encoded by the coding sequence GTGACCCAGACCATCGAACGCCAGCTCGAAAAGCTGGTGATCTTTCAGGAGCGCCTCGAGAAAGAGCGCGCCAAGGATCCGGACCGGCCGCTGATCGAACTCCTCGAAACGCAGTACGTCCGGCTGCGAGGTGAACTGGCCGATGTCATGGACGTCACCGAAGAAGCGGCCGAAGCGCGTATTCGAAGGGAACGCTTCGGGCCTGCGCCGGGTGACGAGGACTGGGTACCGGAGGACGACGCGGTGATCGGTCGCGCCTTCCGCGGCTCGCTGCTGGTGCTGGTGGCGGTGGGGGTGCTGGCGCTGGTCTTTTTCTTGTTCAGCCGCCGGACGGTGGAGGCGCCCCCGACGCAGGCGATCGCCGACGCGGCGCCGGTGGTGCTGGAGGATGTCCCCGCGCCGGAGCGGCCGGTGGTCTCGTTCACCGACAGCACCGCCGAATCGGGTATCGACTACGTGCACCACAACGGAGCCTACGGCGACAAGCTGCTGCCGGAGACGATGGGCGGCGGCGGCGCCTTCACGGATCTCGACGGCGATGGCGATCCGGATCTGCTGGTGGTCGACGGCTCCGACTGGCCGCATCGGTCCGCCAAGGGCAATCGCGGCGGCGCCATCCTGTACGAGAACGACGGCAGCGGTTCCTTCCGCCGCACCGCCGAAGGCCTGGGGGCGCCCCTCTACGGCCAGGGCGTGGTGGTGGGGGACTACGACAACGACGGCCGCACCGACATCTTCTTGACCGCCGTGGGCGCCAACCGGCTGCTCCGAAACACCGGCGCCGGCTTCGAGGATGTCACCGCCCGCGCCGGAGTGGGCGGCGGCGAGGACACCTGGAGCACCGCCGCGGCCTTCGTCGACGTCGACAACGACGGCGACCTCGATCTGTTCGTCGGCAACTACGTCGAGTGGTCGAAGGAGATCGACTTCGAGGTGGACTACCGCCTCACCGGCCTCGGCCGCGCCTACGGTCCGCCGGCCAATTACCAGGGCACCTACTCGTACCTCTACCGCAACGAGGGCGACGGCAGCTTCAGGGACATCTCGGCGGAGAGCGGGATTCAGGTGAACAATCCGGTGACCGGCGCGCCTTCCGCCAAGGTGCTCGGGGTGGCGCCGGTGGATGTCGACGCGGACGGTTGGATCGACCTGCTGGTCGCCAACGACACGGTGGGCAATTTCTTCTTCCGCAACCAGGGGGATGGCACCTTCAGCGAAGAGGGCTCCGCCGCCGGGGTGGCCTACGATCGCATGGGGAGCGCCACCGGCGCCATGGGTATCGACTCCGGCGACTTCCGGAACGACGGCGAGCTGGGCTTCGTCATCGGCAATTTCGCCAACGAGATGACCTCGCTGTTCGTTTCCCAGGGCGATCCCGGCCTGTTCGCCGACGAGGCGATCGGTACGGGTATCGGCGCTTCGAGCCGGACGGCCCTCACCTTCGGCCTGTTCTGGTTCGACTACGACCTCGACGGCCGTCTCGATTTGCTCCAGACCAACGGTCACCTGGAGGAGGACATCGCCAGCGTCGATTCCAGCCAAAACTACCGGCAAGCGGCGCAGCTCTTCTGGAACGCCGGACCGGAACAGCGACAGTCCTTCGTGCCGGTACCGGCGGAGGAGCTGGGAGACTTCGCCCAGCCGATCGTCGGCCGGGGCTCCGCCTTCGCCGACCTCGAGGGCGACGGGGATCTCGACGTAGTGCTTTTCCAGGTCGCCGGTCCGCCGCTTCTGCTGCGCAACGAGCAGGGCACCGGTCACCATTTCCTCCGCGTGCGGTTGCAGGGGGATCCGGCGGCCGGATCGTCACGCGACGCCTACGGTGCCTGGATCGAGCTGGAGGCCGGCGGAGTCTTGCAGCGCCGCCAGGTGATGCCCACCAAAAGCTACCTGTCGCAGTCCGAGCGGGTGGTGACCTTTGGCCTGGGAGCGGTGGATCGTGTGGACTCCCTGACCGTTCGCTGGCCCGGTGGCGGAGTGCAGGAACTTGGGCCTGTCGAGGAGGTCGACGGCACCCTTACGGTGCATCAGTCAGCCTTGTCTCCGTAA
- a CDS encoding type II toxin-antitoxin system prevent-host-death family antitoxin — MSPAKPQSINVKEARQGFRALVNRAQAGEEIVLLRHGTPVAKLVPPDPSAERLPSLADFRSSLRIAGRPLREQIVEARGGSHYP; from the coding sequence ATGAGCCCCGCGAAGCCACAGAGCATCAACGTCAAAGAAGCCCGCCAGGGCTTTCGCGCCCTGGTGAACCGTGCCCAGGCCGGTGAGGAGATCGTCCTGCTGCGCCACGGCACGCCGGTGGCGAAGCTGGTGCCGCCGGACCCGTCGGCCGAACGCTTGCCCTCTCTCGCTGACTTTCGGTCTTCCTTGCGCATCGCCGGGCGCCCCTTGAGGGAACAGATCGTCGAGGCACGGGGCGGGAGTCACTACCCTTGA
- a CDS encoding tetratricopeptide repeat protein translates to MLRLEDVDRSRLPPLPRSRHAWAWPILIVLTLSGSADLAAQEFSADERITAIDLVVSAPQSIEARDITVRHDGQSRPVLAIDRDEPWTLVVYFDRRLTRPSTLRWAADLLNSRAETLTDLGTVQLMVANEFAARTVLSTRDPQALRNRLAALAFEPESRQAIADLRGELLAALAEEAFDAASMPAVIAEEQAEIERRRDLMLLTLVEAPPPTARRALLLVSDGYDLRPDDFYGDLLETPTLPTLAQEGAATAQLGRLLAAYGWTVLALTPEAAKPDKRWGLLRSIEVRLDRNWNPEKARAFHELGNSLQAQGKLADAEDAYRKAVYHFYGQPKLATEEARSLAALGEVQRKRGEAEKARRSLRQALALDPSLGQRFPHLSGSLVAPTAPLATLAEATGGRLVRVAPAFDDALRKLEDRLRVTYQVAGPATGRILPVTVDFRGRARGGAIKGPRWVRSGSPAPVTEGRLRRTLRAGAEAGGVQLTRDGHRWVMTLTEGTGPPRGSNLRLSAARWVAPPHPLGSGTSEILFHRQVSSDPEGPWSFDLPDSFTTGSVAVVLEDLDSGWWANAAKIP, encoded by the coding sequence TTGCTCCGTTTGGAAGATGTGGACCGCTCTCGCCTCCCCCCGCTGCCGCGCTCTCGCCACGCCTGGGCCTGGCCGATCCTGATCGTGCTGACGCTCTCCGGGTCGGCAGACCTTGCGGCGCAGGAGTTTTCAGCCGACGAACGGATCACCGCGATCGACCTGGTGGTGTCCGCCCCGCAGTCGATCGAGGCTCGGGACATCACCGTCCGCCATGACGGACAGTCCCGGCCGGTCCTCGCCATCGACCGCGACGAACCCTGGACCCTGGTGGTGTACTTCGACCGCCGCCTCACCCGACCGTCGACCCTGCGCTGGGCGGCGGACCTGTTGAATAGCCGGGCGGAGACTCTGACCGATCTCGGTACCGTCCAATTGATGGTGGCGAACGAATTCGCTGCCCGTACCGTGCTGAGCACCCGCGACCCGCAAGCGCTGCGCAACCGTCTCGCCGCCCTCGCCTTCGAACCTGAAAGCCGCCAGGCGATCGCCGATCTGCGCGGTGAGCTCCTGGCCGCCCTGGCCGAGGAGGCCTTCGATGCGGCGAGCATGCCGGCGGTGATCGCTGAGGAGCAAGCGGAAATCGAACGGCGGCGGGATCTGATGCTGCTCACTTTGGTGGAGGCACCTCCGCCGACCGCCCGGCGCGCACTCCTGCTGGTGAGCGACGGTTACGACTTGCGGCCGGACGACTTCTACGGCGATTTGCTGGAGACTCCGACGCTTCCGACCCTGGCCCAAGAAGGCGCCGCCACGGCACAGCTCGGCCGGCTGCTAGCGGCCTACGGCTGGACCGTCCTGGCGCTCACCCCAGAGGCGGCAAAGCCGGACAAACGCTGGGGCCTGCTTCGCTCGATCGAGGTCCGCTTGGACCGCAACTGGAACCCCGAGAAGGCCCGTGCCTTCCACGAGCTGGGCAACTCCCTGCAAGCCCAGGGCAAACTCGCCGATGCCGAAGACGCCTACCGCAAGGCGGTCTATCACTTCTACGGCCAGCCGAAGCTCGCCACCGAAGAGGCCCGTTCCTTAGCCGCCCTCGGGGAGGTGCAGAGGAAGCGCGGCGAAGCGGAGAAGGCGCGGCGGTCGTTGCGCCAGGCCCTGGCCCTAGATCCGTCCTTGGGGCAACGATTCCCTCACCTGTCGGGCTCGCTGGTGGCACCGACGGCGCCGCTCGCCACGCTGGCCGAAGCCACCGGCGGCCGGCTGGTGCGGGTGGCACCGGCCTTCGACGACGCGCTGCGCAAACTCGAGGATCGCCTGCGGGTGACCTATCAGGTTGCGGGCCCGGCGACCGGCCGAATCCTGCCGGTGACCGTGGACTTCCGCGGCCGAGCGCGCGGAGGGGCGATCAAAGGGCCGCGCTGGGTGCGCTCCGGCAGCCCGGCACCGGTAACCGAAGGACGGCTGCGCCGAACTCTGAGAGCTGGCGCCGAGGCGGGTGGAGTTCAACTCACCCGCGACGGCCACCGGTGGGTGATGACCTTGACGGAAGGCACCGGGCCTCCGCGCGGCAGCAATTTACGACTCTCCGCGGCCCGCTGGGTCGCGCCACCACACCCTCTGGGCTCGGGCACCTCGGAGATCCTCTTCCACCGCCAAGTCAGCTCCGATCCCGAAGGCCCCTGGAGCTTCGACCTACCGGACTCCTTCACCACCGGCTCCGTCGCCGTCGTCCTCGAAGACCTCGACAGCGGCTGGTGGGCAAACGCTGCCAAGATCCCCTAG